From one Coxiella-like endosymbiont genomic stretch:
- the lptG gene encoding LPS export ABC transporter permease LptG — protein sequence MRLLNRYIREAIISATVLVVLILLGVEIFIEFIGQLSKIGSGHYDLEQAFLYVLTQLPSDLYQLFPMAGFLGCLIGLGRLASSSQLIVMRAAGVSIARVTGSVVKAALLMILVVTFIGEFVAPRLESKWALMRSLAFSKAVGYRALGGVWLRDRHSFIHISSIDSKHKISNVSRFQFNQHRLLSAAFASEGRYSEGRWVLYHVKQSFFTPTQIKKIEISQLPLQIVFDPQQLQQGRKTVEEQSIIGLYHTIRYRIQAGLQTNFFVFAFWQRIIQPFTTVVMICLGVPFIFGSLRQASMGIRVLTGVIIGFAFYMLNQFFGPFAIVYQLPPLLAALMLTVLFAIACVILLCYSRR from the coding sequence ATGCGACTACTAAATCGCTATATCCGTGAAGCTATCATTAGCGCGACAGTGCTAGTCGTTCTTATCTTACTCGGCGTTGAAATTTTTATAGAATTTATCGGCCAATTATCCAAAATCGGCTCAGGTCATTATGATTTGGAACAAGCTTTTCTGTATGTTTTGACTCAATTACCTTCCGATTTGTATCAATTGTTCCCAATGGCCGGATTTTTAGGTTGTTTGATTGGTTTAGGCCGATTGGCTTCTAGTAGTCAATTAATCGTAATGCGGGCAGCAGGGGTTTCTATTGCTCGCGTAACAGGATCGGTTGTAAAAGCAGCATTGCTTATGATTCTAGTGGTAACGTTTATTGGTGAATTTGTGGCCCCCCGATTAGAATCAAAATGGGCACTAATGAGATCTCTTGCTTTCTCAAAGGCAGTTGGCTATCGGGCATTGGGTGGGGTATGGCTACGTGATAGACATTCGTTCATCCACATTAGCTCCATTGATTCAAAACATAAAATTAGTAATGTAAGTCGCTTTCAATTTAATCAACATCGATTGCTATCAGCCGCCTTTGCTTCCGAAGGCCGCTATTCGGAAGGCCGCTGGGTGCTCTATCATGTTAAACAGTCTTTTTTTACACCCACTCAAATAAAAAAAATCGAAATAAGTCAGCTCCCCCTACAGATTGTGTTTGATCCTCAACAATTACAGCAAGGTCGAAAGACAGTTGAAGAACAATCAATTATAGGCCTCTACCATACGATTCGATATCGTATTCAAGCAGGGCTCCAAACTAATTTCTTCGTTTTTGCTTTTTGGCAGAGGATTATTCAGCCTTTTACTACTGTGGTAATGATTTGTTTGGGAGTGCCCTTTATTTTTGGTTCGTTACGTCAGGCTAGCATGGGGATTCGAGTTTTAACTGGCGTCATTATTGGTTTTGCTTTTTATATGTTGAACCAGTTTTTTGGACCCTTTGCGATAGTTTATCAGTTGCCTCCACTATTAGCAGCCTTAATGCTCACCGTGTTATTTGCTATTGCTTGTGTTATCCTGCTCTGTTACTCGCGACGATAA
- the lptF gene encoding LPS export ABC transporter permease LptF encodes MIVFRYLSKEILSTLLATTLILLIIFIINQFIHYLNDAAAGKITVKAVMEIMSLQVPLLLGYLLPLSLFLGSLLALGRMSVDHEVVVLTACGVSRSQIIVMIMIIATFITLIVAWLMLSVEPRMEWYRAKILNEALATASLAKIIPGRFQPLGSDGKVFYAGGVNNHHRKMVNVFLVESEQTVGNKERWSLVSATEAGENREFNNSNFVLFKNGSRYVGMPGDLKYDVIKFGQYGIRLDSPQMSITGKVQAIPTTKLWRLSKTDLKAAAELQWRLAIPISVWIFALLAVPLSEPNPRKGKFAQILPAVLIYIVYANLMFLSRAWIENGVMSPTVGLEWINGSLLVVACTLFFFQSHWWHRLRLNRKAPSCDY; translated from the coding sequence GTGATTGTCTTCCGTTATTTGAGTAAGGAAATTCTCAGTACTTTGTTAGCGACAACGTTAATCTTACTAATTATTTTTATCATTAACCAATTTATTCATTATCTTAATGATGCCGCTGCTGGTAAGATCACCGTTAAAGCGGTAATGGAAATTATGTCATTGCAGGTACCTTTATTATTGGGTTATTTGCTTCCCTTGAGTTTGTTTCTTGGCAGCTTGTTGGCTTTGGGACGGATGAGTGTGGATCATGAAGTGGTTGTTTTGACTGCGTGTGGGGTAAGCCGTTCTCAGATTATAGTTATGATTATGATCATAGCCACCTTTATCACACTGATAGTGGCTTGGTTGATGTTGTCCGTTGAACCTCGAATGGAGTGGTATCGTGCTAAGATTCTTAACGAGGCTTTGGCAACAGCTTCTCTAGCGAAGATTATCCCAGGCCGGTTTCAACCTTTGGGCAGTGATGGTAAGGTTTTTTATGCTGGCGGTGTTAATAATCATCATAGAAAAATGGTCAACGTTTTTTTAGTAGAAAGCGAACAAACCGTGGGGAACAAGGAGCGCTGGAGTCTTGTCTCAGCCACTGAGGCCGGTGAAAATAGGGAATTTAATAATTCTAACTTTGTTTTGTTTAAAAACGGGTCCCGTTATGTAGGGATGCCAGGAGATTTAAAGTACGATGTTATAAAATTTGGCCAATACGGGATCCGTCTCGACTCACCCCAAATGAGCATTACCGGGAAAGTACAAGCCATACCCACAACTAAACTATGGCGATTAAGCAAAACGGATCTGAAGGCAGCAGCTGAATTGCAGTGGCGATTGGCAATACCTATCTCTGTGTGGATTTTCGCTTTATTAGCGGTGCCTTTAAGTGAACCTAATCCTCGAAAAGGCAAGTTTGCTCAAATATTACCGGCTGTTTTGATTTATATCGTTTATGCCAATTTAATGTTCTTGAGCCGAGCCTGGATTGAAAATGGGGTAATGAGCCCAACAGTCGGATTAGAATGGATAAATGGATCACTTTTAGTGGTAGCGTGTACTTTATTCTTTTTTCAATCGCATTGGTGGCACCGCCTTCGTCTGAATCGGAAAGCACCTTCATGCGACTACTAA
- a CDS encoding DegT/DnrJ/EryC1/StrS family aminotransferase codes for MKFIDLNQQYRLIKSTVNKNIQAVLDHGQYIMGPEVEELEHHLAEWVGVRHCITLSNGTMALLVALLALGIGPGDEVITSSFSFFASAETIVFLGAKLVFVDIDPRTYNIEPSQIEFAITGRTKAIMPVSLYGQCANMRAINAIAHRYGLPIIEDGAQSLGATHWGRQSCGLTTIGCTSFFPSKPLGCYGDGGACFTNDDVLAEKIRLIRNHGQQTRYRHIQIGLNVRFDTLQAAVLLAKLEVFPEELKRRQQVAKWYSQKLGDHLVTPHIEAGNVSAFAQYTVRVERRQEVRSVLNNAGIPTAVHYPQPLHKQPAIRNYLQDDYNYPEAEIASQKVLSLPFHPYLMEEGVDSICEELLNMVTIS; via the coding sequence ATGAAATTTATTGATTTAAATCAACAATATCGTCTGATAAAAAGCACTGTCAATAAGAATATTCAGGCCGTCTTGGATCATGGACAATATATCATGGGTCCAGAAGTGGAGGAATTAGAACATCACCTGGCTGAATGGGTAGGTGTTCGTCATTGTATTACCCTTTCTAATGGAACAATGGCTTTATTGGTTGCATTATTGGCATTGGGGATCGGTCCAGGTGACGAAGTAATTACTTCGTCATTTAGCTTTTTTGCCAGTGCAGAAACTATTGTTTTTTTAGGGGCTAAGCTTGTTTTTGTCGATATTGATCCTCGTACGTACAACATAGAGCCTTCTCAAATCGAGTTTGCGATTACTGGGCGAACGAAAGCAATTATGCCTGTTAGTTTGTATGGTCAGTGCGCTAATATGAGAGCAATTAATGCCATTGCTCATCGTTATGGTCTTCCCATTATTGAAGATGGCGCCCAAAGTTTAGGAGCCACCCATTGGGGGCGTCAATCTTGTGGCCTTACGACTATAGGCTGCACGAGTTTCTTTCCTTCTAAACCCTTGGGATGCTATGGTGATGGCGGTGCTTGTTTTACAAATGATGATGTTTTAGCTGAAAAGATACGCTTAATTCGTAATCACGGACAACAAACACGTTATCGTCATATTCAAATTGGTTTAAATGTACGCTTTGATACCTTACAGGCGGCCGTTTTATTGGCAAAATTAGAAGTCTTCCCCGAAGAATTAAAACGCCGCCAACAAGTAGCGAAATGGTATTCCCAAAAATTGGGCGATCATCTTGTTACACCTCATATTGAGGCTGGGAATGTTAGTGCTTTTGCACAATACACTGTTCGAGTGGAACGACGACAAGAAGTTCGATCTGTCTTGAATAATGCAGGTATTCCCACAGCCGTTCATTATCCACAACCATTGCATAAGCAACCGGCCATTCGGAATTATCTGCAAGATGATTACAATTATCCTGAAGCCGAAATTGCAAGCCAGAAAGTTTTAAGTTTACCATTCCACCCTTATTTGATGGAAGAAGGAGTTGACTCGATTTGTGAAGAACTCTTGAACATGGTGACTATTAGCTAA
- the asnB gene encoding asparagine synthase (glutamine-hydrolyzing), translated as MCGISGICNLNHFSNTNIKFHLEVMSNLLSHRGPDDVGSWCDSRYSIGLAHRRLSIIDLSASAHQPMIGRSGNVIVFNGEIYNYIELREKLSHNWTFLTYSDTEVILAAYECYSDEFLQHLRGMFAFAIWDEKRQELICARDRFGIKPFYYTIVDNIFYFASETKALLPFLSELNINVNAFSEYLTFQYTLGSDTLFENIKQLMPGEYLRISGKEIKCRKYWDVFYQIDYDHIPSYFERRLQELLSESINLHLRSDVPVGTYLSGGIDSSLVTLQANAQQGELPGLFHGRFTDYKGYDESYYAQIVADSIGQPLHIVDIKYTDFIENLTKIIYHMDFPVAGPGSFPQFMVAKKAAQHVKTLLGGQGADEIFGGYARYLIAYFEQCIKASIEGTAHLGHFVVTAESIIPNLQVLQEYKPLISEFWCKGLFENLDQRYFRLIDRSTDMQNEIIWDELDKEAVNLKFIEIFNDSSRVGKKAYFDKMTRFDFKCLLPALLHIEDRMSMAHSLESRVPFLDHPLVEFVATIPADIKFPGGKMKHLLKNTYKNVLPEILLNRHDKMGFPVPLKEWFSNELKGFLLDTFSTIKVKNRPFFNYKNVWDTIQNQQRKFSRKVWGLLSLEIWYQTFFDRHIEYKKMLNNKSVFK; from the coding sequence ATGTGTGGAATAAGTGGAATTTGCAATTTAAATCATTTCTCTAATACGAATATAAAATTCCATCTTGAGGTAATGAGTAACTTGTTGTCGCATCGAGGTCCCGATGATGTTGGGAGTTGGTGCGATAGCCGATATAGTATTGGTTTAGCGCATAGAAGGTTAAGCATTATAGACCTTAGCGCCTCGGCACATCAGCCCATGATTGGAAGAAGTGGGAATGTTATTGTTTTTAATGGTGAAATTTACAACTATATCGAATTGAGAGAAAAACTTTCTCATAATTGGACATTTTTAACCTATTCAGATACGGAAGTAATTTTAGCTGCTTACGAATGTTATAGTGACGAATTTTTACAGCATCTGCGTGGAATGTTTGCTTTTGCAATATGGGATGAAAAGCGCCAAGAACTTATTTGTGCTCGAGACCGATTCGGTATTAAGCCTTTTTATTATACTATTGTAGATAACATTTTTTATTTTGCTTCTGAAACTAAGGCCTTACTTCCTTTCTTATCTGAATTAAATATAAATGTGAATGCCTTTAGTGAATATTTAACTTTCCAATATACGCTTGGCTCAGATACTTTATTTGAAAATATTAAACAATTGATGCCTGGAGAGTATTTGCGGATTTCTGGAAAAGAAATCAAATGTAGAAAATATTGGGATGTATTTTACCAAATTGATTATGATCATATACCCTCCTATTTTGAAAGGCGCTTGCAGGAGCTTTTGTCTGAAAGTATTAATTTGCATTTACGAAGTGACGTTCCCGTGGGTACTTATTTGAGTGGTGGTATTGATTCTAGCCTTGTTACACTTCAAGCTAACGCGCAGCAAGGGGAATTGCCTGGACTTTTTCATGGTCGATTTACAGATTATAAAGGTTATGATGAAAGTTATTATGCTCAAATAGTAGCGGATTCTATTGGCCAGCCATTGCATATTGTCGATATTAAATATACAGATTTCATTGAAAATTTGACTAAGATTATTTATCACATGGATTTTCCTGTGGCCGGTCCGGGTTCTTTCCCGCAATTTATGGTAGCGAAAAAGGCTGCTCAGCACGTTAAAACTTTATTGGGAGGACAAGGAGCTGACGAAATTTTTGGAGGTTATGCGCGCTATTTGATTGCTTATTTCGAACAATGTATCAAAGCTTCTATTGAGGGGACTGCGCATTTGGGTCACTTCGTTGTTACAGCCGAATCTATTATTCCTAACTTGCAAGTCTTACAAGAATATAAACCACTAATTAGTGAATTTTGGTGTAAAGGTTTATTTGAAAATCTTGATCAGCGTTACTTTCGTCTAATTGATCGATCGACAGATATGCAAAACGAAATTATATGGGATGAGTTAGATAAAGAAGCAGTCAATTTAAAGTTTATAGAAATATTTAATGACAGTTCTCGAGTAGGGAAAAAAGCCTATTTTGATAAAATGACTCGCTTCGATTTCAAATGTTTGCTTCCTGCCTTGCTCCATATTGAAGATAGAATGAGTATGGCTCATAGCCTTGAATCACGTGTTCCCTTTCTTGATCATCCGCTTGTTGAGTTTGTTGCAACTATTCCTGCAGATATAAAATTTCCTGGAGGGAAAATGAAACATCTACTGAAAAATACGTATAAAAATGTCTTGCCGGAAATATTGCTTAATCGGCATGACAAAATGGGATTCCCCGTGCCATTGAAAGAGTGGTTTTCGAATGAGCTTAAAGGATTTTTATTAGACACTTTTAGTACAATAAAAGTAAAAAATAGGCCTTTCTTTAATTATAAAAATGTATGGGATACTATACAGAATCAACAACGCAAATTTTCTCGTAAAGTTTGGGGGTTATTGAGTTTGGAGATATGGTATCAAACCTTTTTCGATAGACATATAGAATATAAGAAAATGCTAAATAACAAGAGTGTTTTTAAATAA
- a CDS encoding GNAT family N-acetyltransferase produces the protein MRNQGIAVEIVQHSLEYVREHHYKVIPKCSFFKGYIKKSKISGSC, from the coding sequence TTGAGAAATCAAGGAATTGCAGTAGAAATAGTGCAACATTCTTTAGAATACGTCAGAGAGCACCACTATAAAGTCATTCCTAAGTGTTCCTTTTTTAAAGGATACATTAAAAAATCCAAAATATCCGGATCTTGTTAA
- a CDS encoding peptide chain release factor 3, which translates to MSLERESKTIIRRTFAIISHPDAGKTTLTEKLLLFGGAIQLAGTIKGRKSARHATSDWMELEKERGISITTSVMQFPYQDYLINLLDTPGHADFTEDTYRTLTAVDSALMVIDAAKGVEPRTIKLMEVCRLRNTPIMTFINKMDRDSRHPVELLDKIESVLKIYCAPVTWPIGTGKSFKGIYHLLEDAVYFYQPEKHERVNENLRIKNLNNSELDKALGDLAAELRSEVELVKEASDTFNHTQYLKGALTPVFFGSAINDFGVRELLNTFVQEAPAPQSRETDVRVVKPEERKFSGFVFKIQANMDPDHRDRIAFLRIASGQYKKGMRVYHVRLDKEVQINNALTFLAGKRENAEEAWPGDIIGLHNHGTIQIGDTFTQGEKMKFSGIPNFAPELFRLVRLKDSLKQKALLKGLTQLSEEGATQLFRPLDSNDLILGAVGLLQFDIVAYRLENEYNVKCVYKAVNVAAARWITCDDKTIMEQFKREQSRNLAYDGSKYLTYLAPSRVNLEITIERWPKIIFSETREH; encoded by the coding sequence ATGTCATTAGAAAGAGAAAGTAAAACAATTATACGTCGGACTTTCGCAATAATTTCGCATCCAGACGCAGGAAAAACCACTTTAACGGAAAAGTTATTGCTTTTTGGTGGCGCTATTCAATTAGCGGGGACGATTAAAGGCCGTAAATCAGCTCGTCATGCCACCTCCGATTGGATGGAGCTAGAAAAAGAGCGAGGAATTTCCATTACTACCTCCGTCATGCAGTTCCCTTATCAGGATTATTTAATTAATTTATTAGATACCCCTGGTCATGCAGATTTTACAGAAGATACTTATCGAACACTGACAGCGGTGGATTCAGCATTAATGGTGATCGACGCAGCAAAAGGGGTTGAGCCGCGTACTATTAAATTAATGGAAGTTTGCCGCCTAAGAAATACGCCGATTATGACGTTTATTAATAAAATGGATCGCGATTCCCGTCATCCCGTGGAACTCTTAGATAAAATCGAATCGGTTCTGAAAATTTATTGTGCTCCTGTTACTTGGCCGATAGGGACGGGTAAGAGTTTTAAAGGAATATACCATCTGCTTGAAGATGCTGTTTATTTTTACCAACCGGAAAAACATGAACGCGTTAATGAAAACTTACGGATAAAAAATCTTAATAATTCCGAATTGGATAAAGCATTGGGTGATTTGGCTGCGGAATTGCGCAGTGAAGTTGAATTGGTAAAAGAAGCAAGTGATACTTTTAATCACACGCAATATTTGAAAGGGGCTTTAACACCAGTATTTTTTGGATCTGCTATAAATGATTTTGGCGTACGTGAATTATTGAATACTTTTGTACAAGAAGCGCCCGCGCCACAATCGCGAGAAACCGATGTCCGAGTGGTTAAACCGGAAGAGAGAAAATTTAGTGGATTTGTTTTTAAAATTCAGGCCAACATGGATCCAGACCATCGTGATCGAATTGCTTTTTTACGGATCGCTTCAGGTCAATATAAAAAAGGAATGAGAGTTTATCATGTGCGACTCGATAAAGAGGTTCAAATTAATAATGCATTGACATTCTTAGCGGGAAAACGCGAGAACGCAGAGGAGGCCTGGCCAGGGGATATTATTGGTTTGCATAATCATGGAACTATCCAAATTGGAGACACTTTTACGCAGGGAGAAAAAATGAAATTTAGTGGTATTCCGAATTTTGCGCCTGAACTTTTTCGATTGGTGCGACTTAAAGATTCTCTTAAACAAAAAGCTTTATTAAAAGGATTAACGCAATTGTCTGAAGAAGGTGCCACCCAACTCTTTCGGCCTCTGGATAGCAACGATTTAATTTTAGGAGCAGTGGGTCTTTTGCAGTTTGATATAGTTGCTTATCGATTGGAAAATGAATATAACGTAAAATGTGTTTATAAAGCTGTTAACGTGGCCGCCGCTCGATGGATTACTTGCGATGATAAAACTATTATGGAGCAATTTAAAAGAGAGCAATCTCGCAATTTAGCGTATGATGGCTCAAAATATTTGACTTACCTAGCGCCATCCCGAGTTAATTTAGAAATTACTATCGAAAGGTGGCCTAAGATTATATTTAGTGAAACCCGTGAACATTAA
- a CDS encoding malic enzyme-like NAD(P)-binding protein: protein MLYPTEKCEVEPTDLFQWSRGKVLIATGSPF, encoded by the coding sequence GTGCTATATCCAACAGAAAAATGCGAAGTAGAACCCACTGATCTCTTCCAGTGGAGTAGGGGAAAAGTATTAATTGCGACCGGCAGTCCTTTTTAA
- a CDS encoding DJ-1/PfpI family protein → MIDLVGVVFERKNGYCDLSRRLGFLVSAHILKGKKLICYHIIKDDVINAGGNYVDQPVVKDGNLITFRQPNDLPKFYETIITSL, encoded by the coding sequence ATGATTGATTTAGTAGGTGTCGTGTTCGAACGGAAAAACGGTTACTGCGATTTGTCACGCCGATTGGGTTTTTTAGTATCTGCCCATATTTTAAAAGGCAAGAAATTGATTTGTTATCACATAATAAAAGATGACGTCATCAATGCAGGAGGTAATTATGTAGACCAACCTGTAGTTAAAGATGGTAATTTAATTACTTTCAGGCAGCCGAATGATTTACCGAAATTTTACGAAACTATTATTACTTCTCTTTAA
- a CDS encoding Gfo/Idh/MocA family oxidoreductase, whose translation MNPLKVVVVGAGYWGKNLVRNFAELSVLGGICESNQTLARQFAVQYGTAFLSWKEVLDSPEYHAVAIATPAVHHAKLTREALEAKKDVFVEKPLALKIEDAEKNYQIASKNNRILMVGHLLQYHPAFITLKSLVHEGKLGRLQYLYSNRLNLGKIRREEDILWSFAPHDISMILSLVNEEPILVKTIGGYFLHKSIADVTTTHLEFSSGVQAQVFVSWLHPYKEQKLIVIGSKGMAVFDDTKTWKEKLIHYPHQINWQNGIPLPDKSEANYIPLPEGEPLKQECFHFIECVVTRSQAITDAQEGLRVLKVLNQATNSLKLHYSLSSQFPSVEPENCNDNNAFIHQSAFVDNGAKLGRGTKIWHFSHILGGCQIGENCIIGQNVMIGPDVIIGNRCKIQNNVSLYKGITLADGVFCGPSCVFTNVNNPRAEIERKNEFKETRVERGVMIGANATIICGVQLGAYSFIGAGAVVTKDVKPHALVVGNPAKQIGWMSHAGERLGYDLVCPREGRRYYVTENNFLKEEANEALEISGGTI comes from the coding sequence ATGAATCCACTAAAGGTTGTAGTTGTAGGAGCAGGCTACTGGGGGAAAAATTTAGTTCGAAATTTTGCGGAATTATCAGTATTAGGCGGTATTTGTGAATCTAATCAAACTCTGGCAAGACAATTTGCCGTCCAATATGGAACCGCGTTCCTTTCTTGGAAAGAAGTTTTAGATAGTCCAGAATATCACGCTGTTGCAATTGCAACCCCGGCTGTCCATCATGCAAAATTGACAAGAGAAGCTTTAGAGGCAAAAAAGGATGTATTCGTTGAAAAACCTTTGGCCCTAAAAATAGAAGATGCAGAAAAAAATTATCAAATTGCCTCAAAAAATAATCGCATTTTGATGGTGGGCCATTTGCTACAATATCATCCCGCTTTTATTACATTAAAATCTCTAGTTCATGAGGGGAAATTGGGAAGATTACAATATCTTTACTCCAATCGTTTAAATTTAGGAAAAATCCGCCGGGAAGAGGATATTTTGTGGAGCTTCGCGCCCCATGACATCTCCATGATTTTAAGCTTAGTAAATGAAGAACCCATTCTGGTAAAAACAATAGGAGGATATTTTCTCCATAAATCTATTGCCGATGTTACTACGACACATCTGGAATTTTCCAGTGGTGTCCAAGCGCAAGTTTTTGTTTCATGGTTACATCCTTATAAAGAACAAAAATTAATTGTGATTGGTTCTAAGGGAATGGCTGTTTTTGATGATACTAAAACTTGGAAGGAAAAATTAATTCATTATCCCCATCAAATTAACTGGCAAAATGGGATTCCGTTGCCGGATAAATCTGAAGCTAATTATATTCCTTTGCCAGAAGGTGAGCCATTGAAACAAGAATGTTTTCACTTTATAGAATGCGTGGTTACACGTAGCCAGGCAATTACGGATGCTCAAGAAGGTTTGCGTGTATTGAAGGTTTTAAATCAGGCTACAAACTCGCTTAAGTTGCATTATTCTCTCTCTTCCCAGTTTCCTAGTGTAGAACCAGAAAATTGTAACGACAACAACGCCTTTATTCACCAATCTGCGTTTGTAGATAATGGAGCGAAATTAGGTCGCGGTACAAAAATATGGCACTTTTCTCACATCTTAGGAGGGTGTCAAATAGGAGAAAATTGTATTATTGGACAGAATGTTATGATCGGGCCGGACGTTATCATTGGTAATCGTTGCAAAATACAAAACAATGTTAGCCTCTATAAAGGAATTACATTGGCAGATGGAGTGTTTTGTGGCCCTTCTTGCGTATTTACGAATGTAAATAATCCACGTGCTGAAATTGAAAGAAAAAATGAATTTAAAGAAACCCGAGTAGAGCGAGGAGTAATGATAGGTGCCAATGCCACCATTATTTGTGGGGTTCAATTGGGCGCTTATTCGTTTATTGGAGCAGGAGCAGTGGTTACTAAAGATGTTAAACCGCATGCGTTAGTGGTGGGCAATCCCGCTAAACAAATTGGATGGATGAGTCATGCCGGTGAGCGGCTGGGGTATGATTTAGTGTGTCCACGAGAAGGTAGACGTTACTATGTAACAGAAAATAATTTTCTAAAAGAGGAAGCCAATGAAGCGCTTGAGATTAGTGGTGGAACCATTTAA
- a CDS encoding serine hydrolase domain-containing protein, whose product MKSIDIIKNNLPGVILSVCKTGNRIRHYCAGYANVETRELLSAEHIFQSGKITRMFTATLILKRVEEGVLDLDSPLALLSNQHLLDGGRLKLIVNLYPYLKPVTLRELLNNTSGLPSYDETVAYQKAFAAKPQKIWQAENYLDLITGSNVRYRLGYLLPFRGILSDSATNYIIAGLVLEAATGRKSSQQMRELFDSVSLKSTHYCSYGVLEEDLLPQLAHGYLPISHPYASGFSNQPVVTYNNNRELQVYDVTSAYNFNGLAGAASLSNTNDLIRWMRMLLEGRILRGSLKQLFDGVPVDPKASPREDQDFYGLGGLYKTRFRRWGDVVWSAGNNLGYGVLVAHVIERNVTFALAVNVSRKIINFHEPTLVAPIFQDLLK is encoded by the coding sequence ATGAAATCAATCGATATCATTAAGAATAATTTACCGGGAGTGATCTTAAGTGTTTGTAAAACGGGAAATCGTATCCGCCATTATTGCGCAGGTTACGCTAACGTAGAAACTCGCGAACTTCTTTCTGCGGAACATATTTTCCAAAGTGGGAAAATTACTCGAATGTTTACTGCTACTCTTATTTTGAAGCGAGTTGAGGAAGGTGTATTGGACTTAGATTCACCATTGGCTCTTTTAAGTAATCAACATCTCCTGGATGGTGGCCGCCTAAAGCTGATCGTCAATCTCTATCCTTACCTAAAACCTGTAACTTTGCGAGAACTGCTGAATAATACCTCGGGCCTTCCGTCTTATGATGAAACTGTGGCTTATCAAAAAGCGTTTGCTGCCAAACCTCAGAAGATTTGGCAAGCTGAAAACTATTTAGATTTAATTACAGGTTCCAATGTACGATATCGCTTAGGATATTTATTACCTTTTCGAGGAATTTTAAGTGATTCTGCAACTAATTATATTATTGCTGGTTTAGTTTTAGAGGCTGCAACAGGCCGTAAATCTTCACAGCAAATGCGAGAATTATTTGATTCCGTAAGTTTAAAATCGACGCATTATTGCTCTTACGGTGTGCTGGAGGAAGATTTATTGCCTCAATTGGCGCATGGTTATTTACCTATTTCCCATCCTTACGCCAGTGGTTTTAGCAATCAGCCCGTAGTAACTTACAATAATAATCGCGAATTGCAAGTATATGATGTTACCAGTGCTTATAATTTTAATGGATTGGCCGGAGCAGCTAGTTTATCCAACACCAATGATCTTATTCGTTGGATGCGAATGTTGTTAGAAGGGCGAATTTTAAGGGGCTCTCTTAAACAATTATTTGATGGAGTTCCGGTAGACCCCAAGGCGAGTCCTCGCGAGGATCAAGACTTTTATGGTTTAGGAGGGCTATATAAAACAAGGTTTCGACGGTGGGGCGATGTAGTGTGGAGCGCTGGTAATAATTTAGGATATGGGGTGTTGGTAGCTCATGTTATAGAGCGAAATGTCACTTTTGCTTTAGCTGTCAATGTAAGTCGCAAAATTATTAATTTTCACGAGCCCACATTAGTGGCTCCAATTTTTCAGGACTTATTAAAATAA